A single region of the Salvia miltiorrhiza cultivar Shanhuang (shh) chromosome 8, IMPLAD_Smil_shh, whole genome shotgun sequence genome encodes:
- the LOC130997984 gene encoding uncharacterized protein LOC130997984, with protein MGNSTSCFTAQSNTAKLIDLHRETVRVFGLPTTAAELMLEAPGRVVSPVSDLRRDRRFSAMKADEILAGGGVYILIPVSRVNGKVSESEMAALDSFCGDRRSKRRSSKVLPVVAEVSDDGCDNPARLLGEESDIGRQNHRVKQWKPALEPIYEGI; from the coding sequence ATGGGAAACAGCACCTCTTGCTTCACCGCGCAATCCAACACAGCGAAACTCATCGATCTTCACCGGGAAACGGTGCGAGTCTTCGGTCTCCCGACGACGGCCGCCGAGCTGATGCTCGAAGCGCCTGGCCGCGTAGTTTCGCCGGTCAGTGATCTCCGGCGCGATCGCCGATTCTCCGCCATGAAAGCCGACGAGATTTTGGCCGGCGGCGGGGTTTATATACTGATTCCAGTCAGTAGAGTGAACGGAAAGGTTTCGGAATCGGAGATGGCGGCTCTCGACTCGTTTTGCGGTGACAGGAGATCGAAACGACGCAGTTCCAAAGTTCTTCCGGTCGTGGCAGAGGTTTCCGACGACGGTTGTGATAATCCGGCGAGATTATTAGGAGAAGAGAGTGATATTGGACGTCAGAATCATCGAGTGAAGCAGTGGAAACCTGCTTTGGAACCTATTTACGAGGGAATTTGA